One Chrysiogenia bacterium genomic window, GCAGCTTCGACGGCGGCTTTGGCGCTTCCTACCTGGCCAGCCACATCGGTCAGAAGAAGGCGCGCGAGATCTGGTACCTGTGCCGCCAGTACGACGCGCAGCAGGCACTCGACATGGGCATGGTGAACACGGTGGTGCCACTCGAAAAGCTCGAGGAAGAGACCGTCACCTGGGCGCGCGAAATCCTGCAGAACTCTCCCATTGCGATCCGCTGCATCAAGGCCGGACTCAACGCTGAACTCGACGGGCAGGCGGGCGTTCAGGAACTGGCCGGCAATGCGACGATGCTCTTCTACATGACCGAGGAGGGGCAGGAAGGAAAACGTGCCTTCCTCGAAAAGCGCAAGCCCGATTTCAGCAAGTTTCCCCGGGTACCCTGACCATGAATCACTCCGATACCCTTTCTTCCCCGGGGGGCCTCGTCCCGGAGCCGGCTTTGCCGGCTCCGGGGTCCTTTTTCGCGTGGATCGCCGCGGCCAGGCTCAAGACGCTGCCCGCCGGCGCCGCGCCGGTGATGGTGGGCACGGCGGTTGCCGCGGCGGAGGGCCATTTCTCGGCCCTGCCGGCGCTGGCAGCACTGCTGGGAGCGCTCTGGATTCAGGTCGGAACCAACTTCGCCAACGATCTCTTTGACTATCTCAAGGGCGCCGACACCGAAGAGCGCGCCGGGCCGGTGCGTGTTACGCAGGCGGGGCTTCTGAGCCAGCGCCAGGTGACGGCGGGGGTGATCGTGAGCTTTGCAATCGCCTCGCTGTGCGGCGTGTATCTGATCTCCGTTGCGGGCTGGCCCATCGTTGCGATCGGCATCGCATCGATCCTCTCGGGCATCGCCTATACGGGCGGA contains:
- a CDS encoding UbiA family prenyltransferase is translated as MNHSDTLSSPGGLVPEPALPAPGSFFAWIAAARLKTLPAGAAPVMVGTAVAAAEGHFSALPALAALLGALWIQVGTNFANDLFDYLKGADTEERAGPVRVTQAGLLSQRQVTAGVIVSFAIASLCGVYLISVAGWPIVAIGIASILSGIAYTGG